In the genome of Cryptomeria japonica chromosome 8, Sugi_1.0, whole genome shotgun sequence, one region contains:
- the LOC131043887 gene encoding protein TIFY 10b, translating to MSQPHFITIDFLGIGNDETAKENTSSAMDSQPQLMKRRAMQSCLRKIKPHMLQQVLSDCGVSEDLKTMQLFPQHAGGFQLDNKDYQLPLLDTKFSISEALNFKPPTKPSSSQLMLFYNGVLNVYGNISSDKAKVIMTMAASNGNTANLSNCEAFPKPLRESISKLQGSANQRHHLGIAHWKLPLAKKKSLGRFLQKRTAR from the exons ATGTCTCAACCTCACTTCATCACAATCGACTTCTTGGGAATTGGTAATGACGAAACTGCTAAGGAGAATACCAGTTCTGCCATGGATTCTCAACCACAACTTATGAAGAGGCGAG CAATGCAATCATGCCTGAGAAAGATTAAACCTCACATGCTGCAACAAGTACTCTCTGATTGTGGGGTTTCTGAAGATTTAAAGACCATGCAATTGTTTCCGCAACACGCCGGAGGATTTCAGTTGGATAATAAGGATTACCAACTGCCTTTACTCGATACAAAATTCAGCATTTCTGAAGCATTGAATTTCAAGCCCCCTACGAAACCGTCATCTTCTCAGCTAATGCTTTTCTACAATGGAGTACTAAATGTCTACGGCAACATTTCTTCTGATAAA GCAAAGGTTATAATGACCATGGCAGCCAGTAATGGGAATACTGCAAATCTTTCGAATTGTGAAGCTTTTCCAAAACCATTACGCGAAAGCATTTCCAAATTACAAGGATCTGCAAATCAAAGACACCATCTTGGCATAGCGCATTGGA AACTTCCATTAGCGAAGAAAAAATCCCTTGGACGCTTTCTCCAGAAACGGACGGCCAGGTAG